In one Balaenoptera ricei isolate mBalRic1 chromosome 20, mBalRic1.hap2, whole genome shotgun sequence genomic region, the following are encoded:
- the VAT1 gene encoding synaptic vesicle membrane protein VAT-1 homolog codes for MSAEREVAEAATVVAAAEAGAGEDASSQLPKAEAAGDAQPPAASEGPVTPSPPPLRCLVLTGFGGYDKVKLQTRPAAPPAPGTGQLTLRVKACGLNFADLMARQGLYDRLPSLPLTPGMEGAGVVIAVGEGVNDRKVGDRVMVLIRSGMWQEEVTVPSAQTFLMPEAMTFEEAAALLVNYITAYLVLFDFGNLRPGHSVLVHMAAGGVGMAAVQLCRTVENVTVFGTASASKHEVLKENGVTHPIDYHTTDYVEEIKKISPKGVDIVLDPLGGADTAKGYNLLKPMGKVVTYGMANLLTGPKRNLMAVARTWWNQFSVTALQLLPANRAVCGFHLGYLEGEVELVSGVVTRLVALYNQGHIKPHIDSVWPFEKVADAMRQMQEKRNVGKVLLVPGPEKEN; via the exons ATGTCCGCCGAGAGAGAGGTAGCCGAGGCGGCCACCGTGGTGGCGGCGGCCGAGGCAGGGGCTGGAGAAGATGCCTCTTCGCAGCTCCCGAAGGCGGAGGCAGCCGGCGACGCCCAGCCACCCGCGGCCTCCGAGGGGCCTGTCACCCCTTCGCCGCCGCCGCTGCGCTGCCTGGTGCTCACCGGCTTCGGTGGCTACGACAAGGTGAAGTTGCAGACCCGGCCGGCCGCTCCCCCGGCCCCCGGGACCGGCCAGCTGACGCTGCGCGTCAAGGCCTGCGGGCTCAACTTCGCCGACCTTATGGCCCGGCAGGGGCTGTACGACCGGCTGCCGTCGCTGCCCCTCACTCCCGGCATGGAGGGCGCGGGCGTGGTGATCGCTGTGGGAGAGGGAGTTAACGACCGCAAG gtAGGGGACCGGGTGATGGTGTTGATCCGGTCAGGCATGTGGCAGGAGGAGGTGACTGTGCCTTCGGCCCAGACCTTCCTAATGCCTGAGGCCATGACCTTTGAAGAAGCTGCTGCCTTGCTGGTCAATTATATCACAGCCTACCTGGTCCTCTTTGACTTTGGCAACCTACGGCCTGGCCACAGCGTCTTGGTACACATGGCTGCAG GGGGTGTGGGTATGGCTGCCGTGCAGCTGTGCCGTACAGTAGAGAATGTGACGGTGTTCGGAACGGCCTCAGCCAGCAAGCATGAGGTGCTGAAGGAGAACGGAGTCACACACCCCATCGACTACCACACGACTGACTACGTAGAGGAGATCAAGAAGATCTCTCCCAAAG GAGTGGACATCGTCCTGGACCCTCTAGGTGGGGCAGATACGGCCAAGGGCTACAACCTCCTCAAACCCATGGGCAAAGTAGTCACTTACG GAATGGCCAACTTGCTAACGGGCCCCAAGCGGAACCTGATGGCCGTGGCACGCACATGGTGGAATCAGTTCAGCGTGACAGCTCTGCAGCTGCTGCCGGCCAACCGAGCCGTGTGTGGCTTCCACCTGGGCTACCTGGAGGGCGAGGTGGAGCTGGTCAGTGGTGTGGTGACCCGCCTCGTGGCTCTGTACAACCAGGGCCACATCAAACCGCACATCGACTCCGTGTGGCCCTTCGAGAAG GTGGCGGATGCCATGAGGCAGATGCAGGAGAAGAGGAACGTGGGCAAAGTCCTCCTGGTGCCTGGGCCGGAGAAGGAGAACTAG
- the RND2 gene encoding rho-related GTP-binding protein RhoN: MEGQGGRCKIVVVGDAECGKTALLQVFAKDAYPGSYVPTVFENYTASFEIDKRRIELNMWDTSGSSYYDNVRPLAYPDSDAVLICFDISRPETLDSVLKKWQGETQEFCPNAKVVLVGCKLDMRTDLATLRELSKQRLIPVTHEQGTVLAKQVGAVSYVECSSRSSERSVRDVFHVATVASLGRGHRQLRRTDSRRGLQRSTQLAGRPDRGNGNGTGNEGEIHKDRAKSCNLM, from the exons ATGGAGGGGCAGGGCGGCCGCTGCAAGATCGTGGTGGTGGGGGACGCGGAGTGCGGCAAGACGGCGCTGCTGCAGGTGTTCGCCAAGGACGCCTACCCCGGG AGTTATGTCCCCACCGTGTTTGAGAACTACACCGCGAGCTTTGAGATCGACAAGCGCCGCATTGAGCTCAACATGTGGGACACTTCAG GTTCCTCTTACTATGATAACGTCCGGCCTCTGGCCTATCCTGATTCGGATGCTGTGCTCATCTGCTTCGACATTAGCCGACCAGAAACACTGGACAGTGTCCTCAAGAAG TGGCAAGGGGAGACTCAGGAGTTTTGCCCCAATGCCAAGGTTGTGCTGGTTGGCTGTAAACTAGACATGCGGACCGACCTGGCCACACTGAGGGAGCTGTCCAAGCAGAGGCTTATCCCTGTTACACATGAACAG GGCACTGTGCTGGCCAAGCAGGTGGGGGCCGTGTCCTACGTGGAGTGCTCCTCCCGGTCCTCTGAGCGCAGCGTCAGAGATGTCTTCCACGTGGCCACAGTGGCCTCCCTCGGCCGGGGCCATAGGCAGCTGCGCCGTACTGACTCACGCCGGGGACTTCAGCGATCTACTCAGCTGGCAGGACGGCCGGACCGGGGGAACGGGAATGGGACCGGAAACGAGGGCGAGATACACAAGGATAGAGCCAAGAGCTGCAACCTCATGTGA